In Leptospira stimsonii, a single window of DNA contains:
- a CDS encoding S1 RNA-binding domain-containing protein — MKESEKELFEKMLDASFKKKKAMEAGTKVVAVVNSAKKDFIFVTAKDSKTQGIISSEEFLETGLPTPGDEIEAYFLREDHGDIHFTTCLSGESLNKDLLEIAKRAEIPVLGQFISEGESGAEVKIGEFTAFCPFSQIDPELKKSGVVGKRLKFLIQDIGTRGKLIVSQKKISDRAKEAKLGVLKQELKEGMFVTCKVKTIQNFGLIVEMDGLSALIPISEATYKKNPELDKEFQVGQTLRARVLRIDWETQKIALTVKDFLKDPWAQTVPFKEGDIVKGTVDSLKPFGLFVKLDDHFNGLVPGRETGISNRIPLTQSFKLGDVVDVFVMEVNPERKQISLSIQKAKEIQDRMDYSGYLSTDTSGSTSSFGAILQNSLNKNKKK, encoded by the coding sequence ATGAAAGAATCTGAAAAAGAACTCTTTGAGAAAATGTTAGACGCTTCCTTTAAAAAGAAAAAAGCGATGGAAGCCGGCACAAAAGTCGTAGCCGTAGTGAACTCCGCCAAAAAAGATTTTATATTCGTTACCGCAAAGGATTCGAAAACGCAGGGAATCATTTCCTCCGAAGAATTTCTCGAAACAGGTTTGCCTACTCCGGGAGACGAAATCGAAGCGTATTTTTTACGGGAAGATCACGGAGACATTCACTTCACGACTTGTCTCAGCGGAGAATCCCTCAACAAAGATCTATTAGAAATCGCTAAAAGAGCCGAGATCCCGGTCTTAGGTCAATTTATTTCCGAAGGAGAATCCGGAGCCGAAGTCAAGATCGGTGAGTTTACCGCATTCTGTCCTTTCTCTCAAATCGATCCCGAATTGAAAAAGTCGGGTGTGGTCGGGAAACGACTCAAGTTTTTGATTCAGGATATCGGGACAAGAGGGAAACTCATCGTCTCTCAGAAAAAAATTTCCGATCGTGCGAAGGAAGCAAAACTCGGAGTTCTCAAACAAGAATTGAAAGAAGGGATGTTCGTCACCTGCAAAGTCAAGACGATCCAGAACTTCGGGCTCATCGTGGAGATGGACGGACTCAGCGCCCTCATTCCCATCTCCGAAGCAACGTATAAGAAGAATCCGGAACTCGACAAAGAATTTCAAGTTGGTCAGACCTTGCGCGCTCGAGTTCTACGGATCGACTGGGAAACGCAGAAGATCGCTCTTACCGTAAAAGACTTTTTGAAAGACCCTTGGGCGCAGACGGTTCCGTTCAAAGAAGGGGACATCGTGAAAGGAACGGTGGATTCTCTCAAACCCTTCGGACTTTTTGTAAAGTTAGACGATCATTTCAACGGTCTCGTTCCCGGAAGAGAAACCGGAATTTCGAATCGAATTCCTTTGACTCAGAGTTTTAAACTCGGAGACGTAGTTGACGTTTTTGTAATGGAGGTCAACCCCGAGAGAAAACAGATTTCCCTTTCGATTCAGAAAGCGAAGGAAATTCAGGATAGAATGGACTACAGCGGTTATTTGAGTACGGACACAAGCGGATCCACGAGTTCGTTCGGCGCGATTCTTCAGAATTCTTTGAATAAGAATAAGAAAAAATGA
- the aroE gene encoding shikimate dehydrogenase, which produces MNQKTNHPATTFGIVGFPLSHSLSPLIHNSIYKDKGMNAFYQVFETEEFDQNIIRELRESGVKGLSVTIPHKEKAFALADQADEPSKIMKASNTLIFEKNSVQAYNTDGDGAFRSILEWSPESLNRGKTLVLGSGGSARGIAYSLATSGKVKGLILSSRNETTGREICSLISENSFVKAVFVDPKDLLSIRDQISLVIHTTPLGMKGQSPGPFIGEEFFDSSMTVFDIVYNPLETPLVKAAKNAGAKIIPGSEMLLYQAMKQFELFTGVIPDSNDIEKTRERLSVALAKR; this is translated from the coding sequence TTGAATCAGAAAACAAATCACCCGGCTACGACCTTTGGTATAGTCGGCTTTCCCCTTTCCCATTCCCTTTCACCACTCATTCACAATTCCATTTATAAAGATAAAGGAATGAATGCTTTTTACCAAGTTTTTGAAACGGAGGAATTCGATCAGAATATCATTCGAGAACTTCGAGAATCGGGAGTGAAGGGACTGTCGGTTACAATCCCTCACAAGGAAAAAGCCTTCGCACTCGCCGACCAAGCAGACGAACCTTCCAAAATTATGAAGGCTTCAAACACTTTGATTTTTGAGAAGAATTCCGTTCAGGCGTATAACACGGACGGGGACGGAGCGTTTCGCTCCATTTTAGAATGGTCGCCGGAATCTCTGAATCGAGGGAAAACTCTGGTCCTAGGTAGCGGAGGAAGCGCTCGTGGAATCGCCTATAGCCTTGCGACCTCGGGAAAGGTAAAGGGGCTGATTCTTTCTTCTCGAAACGAAACGACAGGGAGAGAAATCTGTTCTTTGATCTCGGAAAATTCTTTCGTAAAAGCGGTGTTTGTCGATCCCAAGGATCTTCTATCGATCCGGGATCAAATCTCGTTGGTGATTCACACAACACCTTTGGGGATGAAGGGTCAATCTCCGGGTCCTTTTATTGGAGAAGAATTTTTTGATTCTTCCATGACGGTTTTTGATATCGTTTATAATCCTCTGGAAACTCCTTTAGTCAAGGCCGCCAAGAATGCGGGCGCAAAGATCATTCCGGGATCCGAGATGCTTTTGTATCAGGCGATGAAACAGTTCGAACTTTTTACCGGGGTGATACCGGATTCGAATGATATCGAAAAAACCAGAGAACGATTGTCTGTCGCATTAGCAAAACGATGA
- a CDS encoding ATP-binding protein: protein MSFHLTREEIEKQIQSMLSQGLTGTVNDFYAWIRMETLRKFKDEPDTENSVVATILESLVNSGFAKHNKFNQKEFHIHPDQTQGKKLPSKDSYVLLGKIAFQPMQYVRSRLEFFLKNQGTPDDIVMDLCIGALEAVENAVKYGDGTEVEVEYSIDRSQTLFIKIVNNLKELNLEQDIERGKFSSTATLMRGMMVMQKLFDELDLEILEGRKQAQFNAKKKLS, encoded by the coding sequence ATGAGCTTTCACCTCACAAGAGAAGAAATCGAAAAGCAAATTCAGTCGATGCTCTCTCAGGGGTTGACCGGAACCGTAAACGATTTTTACGCTTGGATTCGGATGGAAACTCTCCGCAAATTTAAGGACGAACCGGATACAGAAAATTCTGTCGTCGCGACAATCTTAGAATCCTTGGTGAATTCCGGATTCGCAAAGCACAACAAGTTCAATCAGAAAGAATTTCACATTCATCCGGATCAAACTCAGGGAAAAAAACTACCGTCTAAGGACAGTTATGTTCTTCTCGGAAAGATCGCGTTTCAACCGATGCAATACGTTCGGAGTCGTCTTGAATTCTTTTTGAAAAATCAGGGAACCCCGGACGATATCGTAATGGATCTTTGTATCGGAGCTCTCGAAGCCGTTGAGAATGCGGTAAAATACGGAGACGGAACCGAGGTCGAAGTGGAATATTCCATCGATCGTTCCCAGACATTATTCATCAAAATCGTAAACAATCTCAAAGAGTTGAACTTGGAACAGGATATTGAAAGAGGAAAGTTTTCTTCCACTGCCACGCTCATGCGCGGTATGATGGTGATGCAAAAACTTTTTGACGAACTCGATCTGGAAATCTTGGAAGGAAGAAAACAAGCTCAGTTCAACGCCAAGAAAAAACTTTCTTAA
- a CDS encoding histidine kinase, translated as MMGQEIRDISDNIRLTIENGKILSLKTHRMTHSVEEHIQEAVGLILDKVTHPTLVPTVYTIIKELAINACKANQKRIFFEEKGLDLNDAADYEKGVREYKNIFSEAMSELYGQKARKEGYYCLITFHYSFDGIRIEVINNAPVTQQEEKSLREKLEKGMRYNDIAQFYLDNADNTEGAGIGLALILIMLKGEGIDPSYFRIIIREDVTIARLEIPLTPDFQSIRKLNHKN; from the coding sequence ATGATGGGGCAGGAAATCCGAGATATATCCGACAATATCCGGCTAACAATTGAGAATGGAAAAATCCTTTCTCTGAAAACCCACAGGATGACTCATTCTGTCGAAGAGCATATCCAAGAGGCAGTCGGTCTGATTCTGGATAAGGTAACTCATCCTACTCTGGTTCCTACGGTTTATACTATAATAAAAGAGTTGGCAATCAACGCCTGCAAAGCAAACCAAAAAAGGATTTTTTTCGAAGAAAAAGGTCTCGATCTCAACGACGCCGCCGATTATGAAAAAGGCGTTCGCGAATATAAAAATATTTTCAGTGAAGCGATGTCCGAGCTCTACGGACAGAAGGCAAGAAAGGAAGGATACTATTGCCTGATCACGTTTCATTATTCTTTCGATGGAATTCGGATCGAAGTCATCAACAACGCGCCCGTTACACAACAAGAGGAAAAATCTCTCAGAGAAAAATTAGAAAAGGGAATGCGATACAACGACATTGCTCAGTTTTATTTGGACAACGCGGACAATACGGAAGGTGCGGGAATCGGGCTTGCACTCATTCTCATCATGCTCAAGGGAGAAGGAATCGATCCTTCTTATTTTAGAATTATCATTCGAGAAGACGTTACGATCGCAAGATTGGAAATTCCGTTGACCCCCGACTTTCAGAGCATCCGAAAATTAAATCATAAGAATTAA
- a CDS encoding tRNA (cytidine(34)-2'-O)-methyltransferase has product MSLHIGLYRPEIPPNTGNIARLCVALGADLHIIGQASFDLSEKAARRAGLDYWDKVKISLHSSLEEYKAVLPSDSNLYLVSVHGQRSYTSVKYKSGDAFLFGNETSGVPADMKKSWIEEKILKIPMEDSSRCLNLSNSVAVISYEAMRQIKSW; this is encoded by the coding sequence ATGTCTCTGCATATAGGTCTCTACAGACCGGAAATCCCTCCCAACACCGGAAACATCGCAAGACTTTGTGTGGCGTTGGGAGCGGATCTTCATATCATCGGACAAGCATCCTTCGATCTTTCCGAAAAGGCCGCGCGTCGCGCGGGCTTGGATTATTGGGATAAGGTAAAAATTTCACTCCATTCTTCTTTAGAAGAATATAAAGCGGTTCTTCCCTCCGATTCGAATTTGTATCTGGTTTCCGTTCACGGACAACGTTCTTATACGTCAGTGAAATATAAGTCCGGAGACGCTTTTCTCTTCGGAAACGAAACTTCGGGAGTTCCTGCGGATATGAAAAAATCTTGGATTGAGGAAAAGATTCTGAAAATTCCGATGGAAGATTCCTCCCGATGTTTGAATCTAAGCAATTCAGTCGCAGTCATTTCCTATGAAGCGATGCGTCAAATTAAGTCCTGGTAA
- the uvrB gene encoding excinuclease ABC subunit UvrB, translating to MSAVFKIHSAYQPAGDQIKAIETIGTSFQKGEQKITLVGVTGSGKTFTMAQVIQTLGLPTLVLSHNKTLAAQLFREFKEFFPENAVEYFVSYYDYYQPEAYVPSSDTFIEKDSSINEEIDKLRLRATSSLLERDDVVIVSSVSCIYGLGSPEEYTNSVVSLKVGDTIERDAVIRKLLHIQYNRNDIDFSRGNFRVRGDSIEIYPAYHTDGIRIEFFGDEIDSISRINPVTAQTIIKLEKAYIYPAKHFITSGPKVKEAVENIKAEVDAQAEFFRKNGKLLEAERIVSRTNYDMEMLQEMGYCNGIENYSRHLTGRKAGERPACLIDYFRGDFLLIVDESHVTIPQIGGMFAGDKARKQTLVDFGFRLPSALDNRPLNFDEFEKLTPKTLYVSATPAEYELAKSSKAVEQIIRPTGLLDPIVEVRTTKNQVEDLLVEIRKRIDAGERILVTTLTKKMSEDLTDYYEEIGLKVAYLHSEVETLDRVAIIRDLRKGIYDVLIGINLLREGLDIPEVSLVAILDADKEGFLRNYKSLIQTIGRAARNVNGKAILYADRITDSMAKAIDETKRRRKIQEDHNAKFGITPLTIKKDVGDIIEREEKEQTSEDLILEDIEKKFNSKKFPDKAVFKEKLHEEMMKAAKDLDFERAAILRDKMLSIHIEDPSIEK from the coding sequence ATGTCCGCAGTTTTTAAAATTCATTCCGCCTATCAACCCGCCGGTGATCAGATCAAGGCGATCGAAACGATCGGAACTTCGTTTCAAAAAGGGGAACAAAAGATCACTCTGGTCGGCGTCACCGGTTCCGGAAAAACGTTTACGATGGCCCAGGTCATCCAAACTTTGGGACTTCCCACTTTGGTGTTGTCGCATAACAAAACTTTGGCGGCCCAGTTGTTCCGCGAATTCAAGGAATTCTTTCCTGAAAACGCAGTGGAATATTTCGTTTCTTATTACGACTACTATCAACCGGAAGCCTACGTCCCTTCCTCCGATACCTTTATCGAAAAGGACAGTTCCATCAACGAAGAAATCGATAAACTCAGATTGAGAGCGACTTCTTCGTTATTGGAAAGAGACGACGTCGTGATCGTGAGTTCCGTTTCCTGTATCTACGGCTTGGGTTCTCCGGAAGAATACACCAATTCCGTGGTGTCTCTCAAGGTCGGAGATACGATCGAAAGGGACGCGGTCATCCGAAAACTTCTTCACATCCAATACAATCGAAACGATATCGACTTCTCCAGAGGGAATTTCCGAGTTCGCGGAGATTCCATCGAAATTTATCCCGCGTATCATACGGACGGAATCAGAATCGAATTTTTCGGAGACGAGATCGATTCCATCAGTAGAATCAATCCGGTCACTGCGCAGACGATTATTAAATTAGAAAAAGCTTATATTTATCCTGCGAAACACTTCATAACATCGGGTCCGAAAGTGAAGGAAGCGGTAGAAAACATCAAAGCGGAAGTGGACGCGCAGGCCGAATTCTTCCGTAAAAATGGAAAACTCCTCGAGGCGGAAAGGATCGTCTCCCGCACCAACTACGATATGGAAATGTTGCAGGAAATGGGGTATTGCAACGGGATCGAAAACTATTCCAGACATCTCACGGGGAGAAAGGCCGGAGAAAGACCTGCTTGTTTGATCGATTACTTTCGGGGAGATTTTCTTCTGATCGTGGACGAGTCCCACGTTACGATTCCGCAGATCGGAGGAATGTTCGCGGGAGACAAGGCGAGAAAACAAACGTTAGTCGACTTTGGGTTTCGTCTTCCGAGCGCTCTCGATAACCGGCCTCTAAACTTCGACGAGTTCGAAAAGTTGACTCCGAAGACTCTTTACGTTTCCGCGACTCCCGCCGAATACGAACTGGCAAAAAGTTCGAAAGCGGTCGAACAGATCATTCGTCCTACCGGGCTTTTGGATCCGATCGTCGAAGTTCGAACCACAAAAAATCAGGTTGAGGATCTTCTTGTGGAAATTCGGAAACGGATCGATGCGGGAGAACGAATTCTCGTGACGACCTTGACGAAAAAGATGTCAGAAGACCTGACCGATTACTACGAAGAGATCGGTTTAAAAGTCGCGTATCTCCATTCCGAAGTGGAAACGTTGGATCGAGTTGCGATCATTCGGGATTTAAGAAAAGGAATCTACGACGTTTTGATAGGAATCAATCTTTTGAGAGAAGGATTGGACATTCCGGAAGTTTCTTTGGTCGCCATTTTGGACGCGGACAAGGAAGGTTTTTTAAGGAATTATAAATCTCTCATACAGACGATCGGACGCGCCGCGAGAAACGTAAACGGAAAGGCGATTCTTTACGCTGATCGTATCACGGATTCGATGGCGAAAGCGATCGACGAAACCAAAAGACGTAGAAAAATCCAGGAAGATCATAACGCTAAGTTCGGAATCACTCCTCTTACGATCAAGAAGGATGTAGGCGATATCATTGAAAGGGAAGAAAAAGAACAAACTTCCGAAGATCTGATTCTGGAAGATATCGAAAAGAAATTCAATTCGAAGAAATTTCCGGACAAAGCAGTGTTCAAAGAAAAACTTCACGAAGAAATGATGAAAGCCGCCAAAGATCTGGACTTTGAAAGAGCGGCGATTTTAAGAGATAAAATGCTTTCCATTCATAT
- a CDS encoding glycosyltransferase family 2 protein, producing the protein MRLPLSVCIITLNEEDNLERCLKPLDFVSEIIVVDSGSKDKTVEIAKKYGAKTQERKFDDYVSQKNFALSLVTNDWVLTLDADEEVSPNLKQEILNLFKNGLPKADGYSTPRLTWYLGKWIRHGGWYPNRRIRLFQRVKGTFGGGLVHETVHLNGTCEKLNAPVYHYSYKNISDHIRYINAYSDLGAQEKFRAGKTSGLFHAFMEGFYKAFWMYTIRFGFLDGKQGFVLAIFGFYYNFLKYIKLYELNLKARDKR; encoded by the coding sequence ATGCGACTTCCCCTTTCGGTTTGTATCATCACTCTCAACGAAGAAGACAATTTAGAGCGTTGTCTCAAACCTCTGGACTTCGTTTCCGAGATCATCGTCGTGGATTCCGGATCTAAGGACAAAACTGTCGAGATCGCTAAAAAATACGGCGCCAAAACCCAGGAAAGAAAGTTCGACGATTACGTAAGCCAGAAGAATTTCGCACTTTCTCTCGTAACGAACGACTGGGTGCTCACACTCGACGCCGACGAAGAAGTTTCTCCCAATCTAAAACAGGAAATTCTAAACTTATTTAAGAATGGCTTACCAAAGGCGGACGGTTATTCCACGCCAAGGCTCACCTGGTACTTAGGAAAATGGATTCGCCACGGCGGTTGGTATCCCAATCGAAGAATTCGTCTGTTTCAAAGAGTCAAAGGGACGTTCGGCGGAGGATTGGTTCATGAGACCGTTCATCTCAATGGAACATGCGAAAAACTGAATGCACCTGTTTATCATTATTCTTATAAAAATATAAGCGATCATATTCGTTATATCAACGCCTATTCGGACTTAGGTGCCCAGGAAAAATTCAGAGCTGGCAAAACGAGCGGTCTTTTTCACGCTTTTATGGAAGGATTTTACAAAGCGTTTTGGATGTATACGATCCGTTTCGGATTTTTGGACGGCAAACAGGGTTTTGTTTTGGCGATTTTCGGATTCTATTATAATTTCCTAAAGTATATCAAGTTATACGAGTTGAATCTGAAAGCCAGAGACAAACGCTGA